The Candidatus Desulfovibrio trichonymphae region TCCCTGCCGCAGAACTTGCCGTGAATAAAAAAGACGCCGCAAAGCATTTTACCGAAGCGGGTAAAACGCATCTGCGCGCGCTCACAGGTGTTTTTCAGGCTTGTGATCCCTTTGCCGCCGGGAAGATTGAAGAGGCACTGAACAGCTATGTGGCGAACAGCGGCCAGACTTTCAAACAGGTGGCCCCGCCTCTGCGCACGGCGCTTATGGGTTTTATGGGAGGTGCGCATTTAAGCGACATTATAGCCTTTTTAGGCAAGGAAGAGACGCTCGCGCGCCTTGCGCGCTTTATTTGAAGTAGCGCCTATGCCGCCAGGTTTCTTTTCATGGCAGGAGGAAAGCCTTCGTTCGCCATGTTGGGTCGTTCGTTGTTATACTTCCAAAGCCGGCGTGCAGCAAAATTCTGCACTTCCTCACTGTCCAGGTGCAGCGTTCAACATAACCGTTCTGCAGGGGTTTGCCCGGTTTGGATATAGCGGGGTCCCTGTCTCCCTCTTCATGGCCTAATCCTGCAAATAACCGTTTGATATGCTCAGGTCCACCAAAAGCCATGGGAAGGTATTTTCTGTTTTCAGATAACACTTTTGTATAACCAGCATTTCTGTGCAAGGCTGCCTTAAAGATTTCTATAGCACATCTATAAAAATATATGACAAATTAAGTCTTGTGCCATTTCAATATGGACAATGGAGTCTGACAGATTTAATGTTGATACCCCCATTTTACTTTGGGACTAATCATCTAGATCCATTGTTTTTGTTTGGTAAAAATATTAAAAAACATCACAAAGGTGAAAATTTCTTCGTTCTGTGTCGCCGCACGCGCGCGGGAGTTCCGGCAACGACGGAATATGGCGGTACGTCACTGGTCACCACGCTGCCAGCGCCCACAATGGCCCCTTCGCCGATAGTCACGCCTTTCAAAATCAGCGAGTTCATGCCGATCCACGCGTAATCGCCGATTACAACCCGCGCGTCGTTCTCGTATCCGGGGCTGTCCGTGCGACTTTCAGGCGGCCAAGGCGCGTGAAAATCCGAATCCACAATGATGCAATTGGGCGCGAGCAGAACCTTGCGCCCGATGATGATGCTGGTTGACCGCGCTGTGACTGAGGAGCCGCTCAACTGCGCGCCGTCGCCGATTTCAATGCTTGCGTCGTCGCCGAACACTCTCAGGCGTACGGGCGCGGCAAGTGTGGCGGCTGTGCCCCGTCGCCAGGAAGAAATAAGGCTCACGTTCGCGCCTATACGTATGGTTCCTCCCGGCCAGCGCAACAAGCCCACAGGGCCGTGAGCGCGTGTACCGGGGCCGACATGGACGCCAAAAAGGGCGGCCTTGCAGCGCAGGCGCGCTGTGCCCCACAATACACCGAAGACGCGCATGTTTTCAAGGCAGATAAAGCTTGCCGCGTCGGCAAGTGTAAAATCACGTTGCAGGGCTTTGCGTAGCAGTGTTAGCATAGTACAATCTCTCACAGTTTGTTATAGCAGTTGCCGCCTGACGAAGTAAGTGACCGCATCGCGGACAGGGCGTGTAATGATTTTCTATGCCCATTTAAAAAGCGTAGTCGGCGATTTCAAATTCTGTGAGCTGATTTTGCGGACAAAACCGCTCCCGCCTTGCAAAGGCGGCCCCTGATCTGAAAGACAGGCTGTGTCCTATCGCAGGATGTTGCTGGAAAGTCGGGCGGTTTCGTCGTCCAGAACGTCGGAGACAGTCATCTTTTTGAACCAGGATGGAAATAGGCGGCAACATATTCCGAACTGCATAATTTTATGCGCCGTCTGCATTGTCTTGCTGTTGATTTGCTTTTGTGACGGGGTGCATAAAAAAACGCGTGGGAGAAGAGGGTTGGAGCCATGTGGCCTGCACACACAGCAGCAATGGGAGAGTTGCTCGCCTTCCGGCCAGCGCTTGAGCAATGGCCTGCTTTGCTCCCGTATGTGCCGCAGACGGATGCGTCGGCGTGAGCGCAGTCTCTTGCCGATTGTCCGTCTCTTGTCGCAAAAAATCAGCAAGCAGACGGATGCTTCTTTCAAAGGCAGGCTGTCCTGTCCGGTCGGCTATTGCAGAAATACGTTTGTGCCCGGCACGCGGATCAGATCACGCCGGAGCAGCTCTTCGGCAATCTGCACGGCGTTGAGTGCCGCTCCCTTGCGCACGTTGTCGGCCACAATCCACATATTCAGTCCGTTCTCAATGCTTTCGTCCTCACGGATGCGTCCCACAAACACAGGATCTTCGCCTGCGACATACGCTGGCATCGGGTACATTTTTTCCCGCGGATTGTCATATACCATAAGACCGGGTGCCTGAGAGAGCATGATGCGGGCATCCTTGGCCGTAATTTTTTTGGCTGTCTCCACGTTGACGGATTCGGCATGTCCGTAAAAAACAGGTGCGCGGACACAGGTGGCCGTGACTTTTACCGAAGGGTCTCCAAAAATTTTTACAGTTTCGTTGACCATTTTCATTTCTTCTTTGGTGTAGCCGTTTTTTAGAAAAACATCTATATGCGGCAGCACGTTGAAAGCGATTCGATACGGGTAGACGCTGTTTTCCGGCTCGCGGCCATTGAACAGATCGCGCACCTGACGTTCCAGTTCTTCAATGCCTTTTTGACCTGTACCGGATACGGCCTGATAGGTGGAAACCACGATGCGTTTGATTGCCGTCGCGTCGTGCAGAGGTTTTAACGCCACGAGCATCTGTATGGTGGAACAGTTGGGGTTGGCGATAATACCCATGTGGGCTGCAAGATGGCAGGCGTTGACTTCCGGCACCACCAAGGGGCAGTGCTCGTCCATGCGCCAAGCGGCGGAATTGTCCACCACCACACAGCCGGCATTGACTGCGTGCGGCGCAAACTGCAGCGACGTCGCCTCTCCCGTGGAAAAAAGGGCCAGATCAATATCGGTAAAAACGTCTTCTTTCAGTTCTTCTACCGTCAATTCCGCATCGCCGAAGGGAATGCGGCTTCCGGCGGAGCGGGCTGAGGCAAAGGCACGTATTGTTGTCGCGGGAAATTTTCGGTTGTGCAGCGAGTTCAGCATTTCTCGCCCCACGGCGCCCGTAGCTCCCACCACGGCGACTGTCAATGTTTTTTTCATGAAAATCTCCTTGGAGATTATAATATATCCAATATCTATAATTCGCAACGGGCGGATTCAGGCACGCCGCCGTCAAGCAGGGCGGTTCACGAACGTGGTGCGCGTGTCCTAAAACTTCAAGCTGCCGGGCGTGCGGGGAAAAGCGATCACGTCGCGAATATTGGCGATGCCGGTGAGCAACATGAGCAGGCGTTCAAAACCAAGACCGAAACCGGCGTGCGGCGCGCTGCCGAAGCGCCGCAGGTCAAGATACCACCAGTAGTCGTCCGGATTCCGACTAAGTTCGCGAAGGCGCGCGGCGAGCTTGTCCAGACGTTCCTCACGCTGGGATCCGCCGACAAGCTCGCCTATGCGCGGGGCCAGTATGTCCATGGCCGCCACGGTTTCGTTGTCGTCATTCGCGCGCATATAGAATGCTTTGATTTTTTTTGGATAGTCGTACACAATGACGGGCCGGTGAAAATGTTCTTCCGTCAGATAGCGTTCGTGCTCCATTTGAAGGTCCATGCCGCAGACTACTGGGAATATAAAGTCCCGCCCGCTGCTTTCCAGAATGGCGACGGCTTCGGCATAAGATGCGCGCGCGAAGGATTTGGCGATCATGCCGCGCAATCTGTCCATAAGGCCTTTATCAACAAAATTGTCGAACAAGCGCACATCCGCCTCACAGCGCGTGAGCGCATGGTCTATGACATGATGGACAAGGCTTTCGCCAAGTTCCATTATGTCTTCAATATCCGCGAAGGCTATTTCAGGTTCAATCATCCAGAACTCGGCAGCATGGCGCGGCGTGTTGGATTTTTCGGCTCTGAACGTGGGACCGAAAGAATAGACCCGTCCAAGCCCCATGGCCAGTGACTCAGCTTCCAGTTGGCCTGAAACAGTCAGATGGCAGCGACGATTGAAAAAATCTTTTCCCGCGCTCTCCTCGTCTGGCGACAGGGCTGTGGCGCGAAACATTTCCCCCGCCCCCTCACAGTCCGAGCCAGTGAGCACAGGCGTGTGCACAAGGGCAAAACGACGTTGGTGAAAAAAAACGTGTACCGCGTGTGCTGCCTCGGAACGTATGCGGAATGCGGCCCCGTATTTGTTTGTTCGAGCCCGTAAATGCGCAATGCCGCGCAAAAATTCGTCTGAATGGCGTTTCTTCTGCAGTGGAAAGGTTTCCGGATCAGCGAGGCCGAACACGGCAATGCTTTGAACCTGCATTTCCCATTTTTGTCCTTTGCCGGGCGAGGGCGCGAGTGCGCCCGTCACGCAAAGCGCTGCGCCCGTATTGGCGGTGCCGAAAGCCGTGTACGCCTCGCTGTTATGAGCGATAACGCATTGCATGTTAGCAAGAGAGGAGCCGTCGTTTATCTCTACAAAGGAAAATCCGCCGAGGTCGCGGCGCGTGCGCACCCAACCGCAGAGCACAATGTTGTCCTGCGTTTTTTCCGCGTTCAGGGCGTCCACGATCAGTGTTCTCTGCATGGAACGTTGCCTTTATCGTCCCACTTTGGGAGGGTAAAACCCCTGCCTTCAGACGGCAGCTTCAGCATTTTGTTTTCTTGGGCTGTGGTGCCAAACAAAGTGTGCATCAGATAAAAAATTTTCATTTTGCAAAGGCTGTGAAGTTACACAGATCTGTATCGGCGCAGCCGATGTTGCCAGCTTTGACTGCTAATTGAGTCCACATGCTTTAGCAGGTGGGATATTCATTTTGTTCTGTCAGCGATGGCGGCCGTGATTTTCGCCTCAGCGGCCGGTTTGCCGTCCACAAAGGCGCGTGCGTCCATTTTATACAGTTTAAGACGCATACGCATATTGTCGCATGTGAGGTCAAGGCGGTCGCCGGGAACTACCTGACGGCGAAATCTTACGCCGTCAAGACCTGTGAAAAAAAGCAATTTGTCCGTCAGTGCACCGAGACCCGAAACCGCAAGGATCCCTCCCGTCTGGGCGAGCGCCTCCAGAATCAGCACGCCCGGCATGATGGGCGTGCCAGGGAAATGCCCCTGAAAAAACGGCTCGTTCAGACTGACATTTTTATACGCCCTGATGTGTGAGCCGGGCACGCATTCCACCACTCTGTCCACCAGCAAAAAGGGGTAGCGGTGCGGTAGCAGACGGAGAATTTGTTGAATGTCCATAGATGGATAACTTGTTTCAGACACAGGACACATCTTGAAAAGGAAAAACCTCCCGATCCTGACGGGTCGAGAGGCCTTCGGCAGCGTTCTGATCGTCAATTATTTTTTATCGTCGCTCTTTTTGTTTTCTTTTTTGGCGGATTTTTCCTTATAGAGCTTGTTGACTTTAACCAGTACGTCCTGCGTCAGGTCCATTGCCTGTTCAGCGTACAGCACGCCGCCAGCCGTGACGTCAACCACAAAGTTGAAGCCTCTAGCGTGGGCCACTTCGTATGCGGCGCTGAAAACCAGTGTTACCATGTCCTGGCGCAGCTTGATTTCATCCTGTTCCACCTTGCGCAGGAAATTTCGTGTTTTTTGATCCAGATCCTGCTTTGCGCGAATAAATTCCAGTTTTTTCTCTTCACTGGTTTTGGGGCTCTTGAGCGACCCCGCTTTTTTCTTCAGGTCTTCACCTTGTTTTTCCAATGTATTACGTTCTTCACCGTATTTCTCTTCCATCTGTTTTTTTGCGGCTTGTGCAGGGTCACTCTCTGTGGCGACAGTCTGCATGTCTACAACGCCGATTTTTGCCGTCGGCACAGTTTTTTCATCAACGGCAAAGGCCGCGCCAGCAATGAGCATGCAGGCCGCAAGGGCAGTCAACACAACATTACGCATGAAAATTCTCCTTCCCCGATTGCTGAAATTTTCATTTGTCCCTGCGAACAGATCATGTCGGCATTATGGAAATGCGGCGAGTTATTGTCACATAGCATCGGGGCTTTCAGACGTCAAGAAATTCTGTACAAAACATGACATGACTTTAAAGATTATTTTTGTAGGTAAGAATGCCTTCGGCAAGACCTTCTGCCAGAGCGAGACAATAGCCGAGCTGCAGCAGCACAGCGGGCATGTGCGCGCCAATGAACACATGGAAAGGCGGCTAAGGCTGTATTCTGAAAATTTTCGACGAGTACATGCCGTAGCGCGCAATAGTCCATTTCTCCCGCTGGGCCAGCGATTTGTCCATTGTGGCAAACGGGGATATTTTTATCATAATGTCGAGAAATTTCACTTGGTTACACTGTGCTATATACCGCGTTCCGGTCATTCTAGGGGTGCCCAGTGGACATTACACTGTGGGGCGCAGCAGCGGCAAAAAATTTGACATAAGATCGTCTTTTGATTTTTTCGGACAGATCTCATATCACGGCACACTCCTGATTTCACCGCTGCAGACAGCCAACCGGGAACGACTGAAAACCATCATGGCATCTGTCTGCTTTATGCCATATCAAGGGGTATTATGGCAAGAAGAGCACAAGACCGGGATGTTTGCAAACTGCGCAGGTACTGCTTGAAATTAGGGTCATGCCATCTGAGCTGTTTGCGGCGAACAGGCAGATGAAAAAGGCGAGGATGAGACGACGCGTAGTATGGTCGCGTGTTCTCTCTTGTTCAGGCTTTTTTGCGTCGCATGCCGAGCTTGATGAGCTTTTCCAGCATCCGGCCAAAATCAAGGCCCAGAGCCGCCGCTTCTTGGGGCACAAGGCTTGTGGCCGTCATTCCGGGCAGGGTGTTGACTTCGAGTAGCGTCGGAGTTCCGTTGTCCGTCAAAATAAAATCCGCTCGGCTGTAGCCTGTGAGACCCAATGCCCTGTGGGCCGCCAGCGCCAGCCGCCGCACTTCGGCTGTCGTCACTTCGGGCAGGGGGGCCGGGCAGGTTTCGCGCGCTCCACCTGCGGCGTATTTGCTTGCATAGTCAAAAAAGTCGCCAGCCGTCGGCTCAATAAGAAGGGGCGGCAGGGCGTTTTCTTCCAGAACGCCGCAGGTGACTTCCACGCCGCGGAGTTCCGGTTCGAGCAGAACTTCGTCCCCAGCCGAAAAAATTTCCGCCAGCCTTGCGTCAAGCTCCGCACGGTTGCGAGCGCGGCCCATCAGCAGGGAGGAACCGCCGGTATTGCTTTTTGCAAAGAGCGGGTAGGGCAGGCGCGGGTTCCAGCACGCATCCGGCGGACGGGGCAGAAATTCCCAGTCCGGCGTGGGCAGGCCCGTATAACGGAAAATCTGTTTTGCTGCGGCCTTGTGTAGGGCCAGAAGAGAGGTCGCCGGGCCTGTGCCCTGATAGGGGCAATTCGCTGTGTCCAGCATGGCCTGGACAAGGCCGTCTTCGCCCGGTGCCCCGTGCAGGTTGATCATAGCGAATTCGTGCTCGGTCGCGGCGTGCAGCAGTTGGTCAAAGCCCGTCAGGAGGTCAAAAAAGGTCACGCTGTGGCCGCGTGAGAGCAGGGTTTTTTCTATGTCGCGCGCGCCGGAAAGCGAAATTTTACGTTCGTGGGACCAGCCGCCCGCAATCAAAAGAATCTTCATGGAGCCCGCATTCCAGTTGCGCCGACAGGACGCGTTCAATGGTTTGTCCCTGTTCAAAGGATACGCGGATGCCCTGCCGCGACGCCTCGCTGTGCCCGTAACGCGTGAGCAGATCTTCAAAACGTTCTTCCAGCGTGACGCACTGGTCGTGCCGTACTCTTTTGTCCGCATAGATGATAAAAAACGGCAGAGAACAGAGGCCGCTGCCGTCCGGCAGCGGCCAAGGCCAGCAAACGTGCAGCATGACGCCCTGCGCCACGGCGTAATTGCGTGTTTCCGCGACGGCCCACCCGCCGCCGAGCTGGGCGTGGCTACCGCCGTGCCGCACACAATAGGTTTTGGCGATATCGTGGAGCAGGGCCGCCGCGCGCACTTCCGGCACGTTGACGGCAATGCCGAGCTTCGCCGCGCGTTCGGCCAGTGTTGTCGCGATATGGGCCACCAGCAGCGAGTGCCGCCACACGTTGTCCAGCATGCCGTATTTGCGCCACAGGGCGAAGCAGGCCTCGTCATCTGGAACGGACGCGCACGGCGCGAAAGAGGACGTGGGCGGGCGGCTTGCCGTTCTCCGCAACCTGTCCGGGGGCGTCAGGTTGGAAAGGGGCGCATGAAAGGTCCAGTGCCATAGCTGCGCTTCTGTATTCATAAGTATAATTATGCCATTGCCGCACAATGAAGGCAAGGGGAAGTCCCGGCTTCTTTATGGCATGTATAGACCCGCTCTCCGAGTCAAGGATTTTTGAACTGACGGTATCGAATACTGTTCCATTTATATGGAATTATTACAGAAAATTTCAACAGTGCCATGATGATATCCGCGCTATAGCTCCCAATCAATCGACCAATCTTTGAAGATCTTTGCCCTTGGCCGGGTTTTCCCACTAGTCGCCCAGCTTTTTTGCCGTGAAGGGTGGTAAAGCCTTCCATTTTTTCAGCACGATATGTCCGCAGAATCAGGCCAAGAAAAGCGGATTCCTTTTTTACGTCACATAGTTAGTGCTGACGTTCCTATTTGCCAAGTTGAGGATTTCAAAGGC contains the following coding sequences:
- the asnS gene encoding asparagine--tRNA ligase, with the protein product MQRTLIVDALNAEKTQDNIVLCGWVRTRRDLGGFSFVEINDGSSLANMQCVIAHNSEAYTAFGTANTGAALCVTGALAPSPGKGQKWEMQVQSIAVFGLADPETFPLQKKRHSDEFLRGIAHLRARTNKYGAAFRIRSEAAHAVHVFFHQRRFALVHTPVLTGSDCEGAGEMFRATALSPDEESAGKDFFNRRCHLTVSGQLEAESLAMGLGRVYSFGPTFRAEKSNTPRHAAEFWMIEPEIAFADIEDIMELGESLVHHVIDHALTRCEADVRLFDNFVDKGLMDRLRGMIAKSFARASYAEAVAILESSGRDFIFPVVCGMDLQMEHERYLTEEHFHRPVIVYDYPKKIKAFYMRANDDNETVAAMDILAPRIGELVGGSQREERLDKLAARLRELSRNPDDYWWYLDLRRFGSAPHAGFGLGFERLLMLLTGIANIRDVIAFPRTPGSLKF
- the fabZ gene encoding 3-hydroxyacyl-ACP dehydratase FabZ, with the protein product MCPVSETSYPSMDIQQILRLLPHRYPFLLVDRVVECVPGSHIRAYKNVSLNEPFFQGHFPGTPIMPGVLILEALAQTGGILAVSGLGALTDKLLFFTGLDGVRFRRQVVPGDRLDLTCDNMRMRLKLYKMDARAFVDGKPAAEAKITAAIADRTK
- a CDS encoding acyltransferase codes for the protein MLTLLRKALQRDFTLADAASFICLENMRVFGVLWGTARLRCKAALFGVHVGPGTRAHGPVGLLRWPGGTIRIGANVSLISSWRRGTAATLAAPVRLRVFGDDASIEIGDGAQLSGSSVTARSTSIIIGRKVLLAPNCIIVDSDFHAPWPPESRTDSPGYENDARVVIGDYAWIGMNSLILKGVTIGEGAIVGAGSVVTSDVPPYSVVAGTPARVRRHRTKKFSPL
- a CDS encoding HDIG domain-containing metalloprotein, with translation MNTEAQLWHWTFHAPLSNLTPPDRLRRTASRPPTSSFAPCASVPDDEACFALWRKYGMLDNVWRHSLLVAHIATTLAERAAKLGIAVNVPEVRAAALLHDIAKTYCVRHGGSHAQLGGGWAVAETRNYAVAQGVMLHVCWPWPLPDGSGLCSLPFFIIYADKRVRHDQCVTLEERFEDLLTRYGHSEASRQGIRVSFEQGQTIERVLSAQLECGLHEDSFDCGRLVPRT
- a CDS encoding aspartate-semialdehyde dehydrogenase, with product MKKTLTVAVVGATGAVGREMLNSLHNRKFPATTIRAFASARSAGSRIPFGDAELTVEELKEDVFTDIDLALFSTGEATSLQFAPHAVNAGCVVVDNSAAWRMDEHCPLVVPEVNACHLAAHMGIIANPNCSTIQMLVALKPLHDATAIKRIVVSTYQAVSGTGQKGIEELERQVRDLFNGREPENSVYPYRIAFNVLPHIDVFLKNGYTKEEMKMVNETVKIFGDPSVKVTATCVRAPVFYGHAESVNVETAKKITAKDARIMLSQAPGLMVYDNPREKMYPMPAYVAGEDPVFVGRIREDESIENGLNMWIVADNVRKGAALNAVQIAEELLRRDLIRVPGTNVFLQ
- a CDS encoding OmpH family outer membrane protein, with translation MRNVVLTALAACMLIAGAAFAVDEKTVPTAKIGVVDMQTVATESDPAQAAKKQMEEKYGEERNTLEKQGEDLKKKAGSLKSPKTSEEKKLEFIRAKQDLDQKTRNFLRKVEQDEIKLRQDMVTLVFSAAYEVAHARGFNFVVDVTAGGVLYAEQAMDLTQDVLVKVNKLYKEKSAKKENKKSDDKK
- a CDS encoding D-alanine--D-alanine ligase family protein, which gives rise to MKILLIAGGWSHERKISLSGARDIEKTLLSRGHSVTFFDLLTGFDQLLHAATEHEFAMINLHGAPGEDGLVQAMLDTANCPYQGTGPATSLLALHKAAAKQIFRYTGLPTPDWEFLPRPPDACWNPRLPYPLFAKSNTGGSSLLMGRARNRAELDARLAEIFSAGDEVLLEPELRGVEVTCGVLEENALPPLLIEPTAGDFFDYASKYAAGGARETCPAPLPEVTTAEVRRLALAAHRALGLTGYSRADFILTDNGTPTLLEVNTLPGMTATSLVPQEAAALGLDFGRMLEKLIKLGMRRKKA